CGATGGTCGCGGGGACTGTATACAGCACACTGAACACCCCGATGCGGACCATGAGCTTCTCTAGTTTCTCCGTCTTGGTCCCGTCATGCTTCATGATGGTGCGAATGCGGAATAGGGACACGAAGCCGGCGAGGAGGAACGACGTGCCGATGAAGAGGTATACGAAGAGGGGCGCCAGGACGAAGCCGCGCAGAGCATCCACGTTATAGATGCCCACGTAGCAGACACCGGTCAAGATATCACCGTCCACCTGACCCATGGCAAGGATAGTGATGGTCTTCACCGCAGGCACTGCCCAGGCTGCCAGGTGAAAGTACTGAGAGTTGGCCTCGATGGCTTCATGCCCCCACTTCATCCCGGCTGACAGGAACCAGGTGAGCGAGAGAATGACCCACCAGATGGAGCTAGCCATGCCGAAAAAGTACAGGATCATGAACAGGATGGTGCAGCCCTCCTTTTTGGTTCCCTGTGCCACCGTCCTGAAGGCGTCGTCTTTAAACTTGTCGATGCAGACCACTTTGTCTTCAAGGAGGAACCCTGCCGCGTAGGCCACGGCCACCATGAAATAGCAGCCGGACAGGAAGATGATGGGTCGCTCCGGGTACCGGAACCGCCTCATGTCCACCAGATACGTGAGCACCGTGAACAGGGTGCTCACGCAGCAAAGTATGGACCAAATCCCCACCCAGAGCCGTCCGAATTTCATCTCCTCTTCGCGGAAGTACATCAGCCCCAAGCTGTGGGGTTCCTTTGGCTCACAGGGGGCGCCACAGTCCTTCACCCCCATAAACTGGTAGTTGAGGTAGGGGGGGACGGAGAGCTGCAGCGGACACGTAAAAGGCTGGCTTGGTCGGTCACCAATGGGTGGGAGACGAGTGATCTCTGGTCGGATAGGCGTTGGGTCGGACGTGGGGGTATCGGTGTCGGTGGTGTTTTGACCCACGCATATCTCTCCGGCTCCGTGCACCGGGAAGTTCTCGCAGCGCAATCTCTCCGGCCACTGGAAACCGAACTTGTTCATGAGCGCCTCGCAGCCTTGTCGTGCCCGTTCACACAGCGACCTGCACGGTGGGATGGCTTGCTCAAGCACTGTGCATACTGGTGCGTACATAGAGCACAGAAAAAACTTAAGGTCCGGTGAGCACTGCACCTTTACCAGTGGGTAGAACTGGTGTACCTCCAAACCGGCGTCTTCTTGGTTAGTGTGACCCAGAAGATTTGGCATAATGGTCTGATTGTAAGCGATGTCTGTGCACAGGGGGATCGAAATAGGTTGACAAAAGCCGTGCTCCGGTACAGAAATGCCCTTCTCTCCGTGGTACTGACCGCCACACGGTTGAAACAGCAGGAACCCTACCACCAATGCGCACCTCGCCAATAGAACAAAGTCCCAGGTTTTAGTTACCGCCATGATGATGAATGGctaacacactcagcacagtgaGATTTAAAAAGTTGCCTTTGCTTCGTGTAACGAGGGTTCCTAATGAAATCAATAAATGTTTTGTAGTTTCCTTTCAAGTTTTGGCAAAATGGTTTTCAATAGAACAAATAGGCTACAGGCTACCTTAAGCGTTTTTTTCAGCTGCACAGGGTATCCTTCACATTCCTTTATCCCCGTAGTTCAGCCACTCAAGGAAAATGGTGGATAGTTAAGTTTTCCATGCTCCAATTAAAATGTGCAAAGAAAAACAAGTCCGACCGAATGAACAACGTGGATGCGCAGAAGTTTCTAATGCTCTTCAAGTTGTTATAATCCTTTTAGCGATGTACTTGATACCGTTAGTTACCGCAGAGTCATACGTGTAACGTTGTGGATCAATTTTCCTCTGGATTCACTGTGTCCACTACTTAAGTAGGCAAGCCACTCCACCGAAAAGTTTAGTCGAATCCGCATGGCATTCCAGCACTCCTTTACGTAAAGAAAATGTGTGCCTGTGCCGAAAAATCTTGACAATAGAAAGTTCTGAACTATCCTACATTGCACAACGACCCACAATGGACATGAGTGTACCGGATTTATGAGCTTTCCTCTAGCATCAACGCCTATCTTCGCTCTAAAAAGTTTCTACATTGGCTCCACAATCCCGAAGAGATGATACGCCGGTTTCTAGAAGCCCCCCATTCACAACACCTCGACTCGCACTGTGGGGCGCCTTGAAACTTAGTCCTCTTGGCCAATCGCATGCTTTGTTTTTCTTAGCCCTACATCTCCCATTGGACATCGGATTCGAGACCGAAAGGGCGGAGATGTTGGAAGTTTCTTTAATGAAGTGCTTTTTCGAATTATGTCGCTATAAAGATTCCCGTGTGACTTCAGAATAAGCTTCATATCAAACTCTTTTGGTTGTTGGTAAAAGAAACGCATTGTTTTATTTGCACAGTCTTATTTTTGAAAGCGCAGTTGCGCATTTGAACCCCCAAATCTGTTACGTTGGTGTCTTATTTCGAGGTAGAGTGAAAAAGCCCCTCATTGTTTCCAGTAGGCTTATAGATTTGTGGAAATCGTAGATAAACCAACTCCACAcgacttttttttattaactACCAAAAGCAACATGAATGTATTTCTTAATTGAATATACCAAGTCACCCATTTCCTTCTCCAAATGTGCACCCAGACTATGACCAGACTAAATCTGTTTTAGAATTGTTAATTCCATTAGGGGCcaatgctatt
The Alosa sapidissima isolate fAloSap1 chromosome 23, fAloSap1.pri, whole genome shotgun sequence genome window above contains:
- the LOC121698570 gene encoding frizzled-7-A-like — its product is MAVTKTWDFVLLARCALVVGFLLFQPCGGQYHGEKGISVPEHGFCQPISIPLCTDIAYNQTIMPNLLGHTNQEDAGLEVHQFYPLVKVQCSPDLKFFLCSMYAPVCTVLEQAIPPCRSLCERARQGCEALMNKFGFQWPERLRCENFPVHGAGEICVGQNTTDTDTPTSDPTPIRPEITRLPPIGDRPSQPFTCPLQLSVPPYLNYQFMGVKDCGAPCEPKEPHSLGLMYFREEEMKFGRLWVGIWSILCCVSTLFTVLTYLVDMRRFRYPERPIIFLSGCYFMVAVAYAAGFLLEDKVVCIDKFKDDAFRTVAQGTKKEGCTILFMILYFFGMASSIWWVILSLTWFLSAGMKWGHEAIEANSQYFHLAAWAVPAVKTITILAMGQVDGDILTGVCYVGIYNVDALRGFVLAPLFVYLFIGTSFLLAGFVSLFRIRTIMKHDGTKTEKLEKLMVRIGVFSVLYTVPATIVIACYFYEQAFREQWEKTWHMQTCKRFAVPCPVNNFAPMTPDFTVFMIKYLMTMIVGITSGFWIWSGKTLQSWRRFYKRLSNSNQGETTV